AGCGTTAGGGACATCAATTCCTACTTCAATTACTGAAGTTGAAACCAAGATATCAGTTTTTTTGTTTTTGAAATCCTTCATTATATTTTCTTTTTCTTTGGTTGCCATTTTTCCATGAAGCATTTCTACTTTTAAATCGGGGAAGATTTCTTTTGAAAGTTTTTCATATTCTTCTTTTACTGCTTTTACTTCTGACCAACCTAAAACGTCTGTTTCATTTGCTTCCTTATTACCAGCCTCGATGCGAGGACAAATTACAAAAACCTGTCTTCCTTTTTTAACTTCTTTTTCGATAAACTCATGGGTTTTTTCTCTTTCTTTTGGGTTAATTACCTTGGTAATTATTTTTTTTCTGCCTTTTGGTAATTCATTAATTAAAGAAAGGTCCAGGTCGCCATAAACAGTTAAAGCAAGAGTACGGGGGATAGGAGTGGCAGTCATAGATAGAAGATGAGGCAAAATTTTAGCCTGTCCGTTCTGCTTGCAGAGGCGGGCTCGCTGCTCTACTCCAAAACGGTGCTGCTCGTCCAAAATAACCAGTCCCAATTTCCCGAATTTTACCTTGTCTTGGATTAAAGCGTGAGTGCCAATTAAAATATCCAGTTCGCCATTTATTGTTTTTTCTAATAATTTTTTTCGGGAAATCTCTATTACCTCGTTTTTTAATTTTTTTGAACGAAACTGGTCTTGTTTCCCGGTTAATAAACCAATATTTACTTTAAAATCTTTAAGGAGCTTAGCTACTTCCTGGAAGTGTTGCTTAGCTAAAATTTCAGTGGGAGCCATAAAAGCAGCTTGATATCCTTGCTTAATAGTATTTAAAGCAGCCATTGCAGCAACAACAGTTTTTCCAGAACCAACGTCTCCTTCAAGAAGACGGTTCATTGGTATTGGCCTTTCCAAATCCTTTAAAATCTGCCAGGCAGATTTTTTCTGCGCGTCAGTTAGTTTAAATGACAATGACTTAACAAAATCCTGAATTGTTTCTAATTTAATTGGAAGAGAAACTGATTTTTCCTGATTAAGACGGTTTCTTTCTCTTAAAACAAAGAGCTGGATATAGAAAAGTTCTTCAAAAGAAAATCTCTCTTGGGCTTTTTGCGATAATTTTACAGAGCTCGGGAAATGAACCTCCCAAAGAGCTTTCTTAACTGGCATAAGATTATATTCTTTTATTATTTCTTTAGGCAGGGTTTCATTGATTTGATTTTCAAGATTGGTTAATAAAGGTTTTAGAATAAACCTGAGCCATCTTGAAGACAAGCCAGCTGTTTCCGGATAAACCGGAATGAGCCGGCCAGTATGAGTTAAATCAGATGACAAATCTCCTTTTTCATAAATAGGGCTTGATAAATACACGCCGTTTTTTGATATTATTGCTTTTCCTGAAAGAAAAACATTATCTTCTTTTTTTAAAACTCTGGTTAAATAGGGCTGGTTAAACCAGGTTACTTTTATTGCTCCGGTTTTGTCTTCTATAATTGCCTGGGTTAGAAACATTTTTCTCTTCCAGGTTTTGGCGGTTTTAATTTCCAGAATTTTTCCATAAACTGTACAAATTTCATTTATTTTTACTTTTGAAATAGGAATTAAATTAGAAAAATCCTCGTAGCGGCGAGGAAAATGAAAAAGCAAATCCTGAACTGTTTTAATGCCTAATTTCTTTAATTTCTTCTGAAAAACAGGCCCAATCCCAGAAATATTTTCAATAGGAGTAGAGAGAGTCATTGTGCGCCTAGTAGGAATCGAACCTACGACCTCGAAGTCCGCAACTTCGCGCTCTATCCACTGAGCTACAGGCGCATTTACTTTTTTAATTTATCATAAAATTTCCCAAAAATCAATTGACGCCGACAGATTTATTTGATAAAATAAAGATACGGAGAGGTGCCTGAGTGGTTGAAAGGGGAAGTTTGCTAAACTTCTATAGGGTGTAATAGCCTTATCGAGGGTTCGAATCCCTCCCTCTCCGCATAAGGCGGGATGCTGGAGTCTGGTTTAACAGGGCTGTCTTGAAAACAGTTGTACCGAAAGGTACCGTAGGTTCGAATCCTACTCCCGCCGCAGATGTTGCATGTTTGCCACTTCTGAAGTTGGATAGATGCAACCCCTGATTCATCTCTAACGAATCAAAAAATTTATGAAAATATATTTTGCAGGATCAATTCGTGCTGGAAGAGAAGATCAAAATACCTATTTTAAAATAATTGAATATCTTAAAAAATACGGACAGGTTTTGACCGAACATATTGGAGAGAAAAATTTAACTGATTTAGGAGAGAAAGATATATCTGAAGAAGAAATTTATGAAAGGGATCTGTCTTGGCTTAAGGAGGCAGATGTTTTTGTTGCAGAAATTTCAACCCCTTCTCTTGGTGTTGGTTATGAGATAGCAAAAGTTGAAGAATGGGGGAAAAGAATTTTGTGTCTTTGTAGGAAACCAGAAGACGGGAAGAAAATATCTTCTATGATGAAAGGAAATAAGAACATAATATTGAAAGAGTATAATGATTTAGATGAAGCATTTCAATGTATTAATGATTTTCTAAAACAATAGACCTTGTCTAGATTCGAACGTTGTCCAAGAGAGATACTGATCGGGTTTTTTTTAAAATATTTTATGGCAGAGAAATATGAAAAATTTCATATAGGAATAAATGTTTTTGTTGTAAGAAACAAAAAGTTATTATTAGGAAAAAGAAAAAATGTATACGGTGCAGGGACCTGGGGTTTACCAGGTGGTCATTTGGAATACGGAGAAAGTATGAGGGGAGCTGCTGCTCGGGAGCTGGAAGAGGAGGTAGGGTTAGAAGCACGTGAATTTAAATTCGCAGGACTTATAAACGATGTACGTAAAGACGAACATTACCTCCAAGTAGGGTTCTTAGCCAAAGATATGGAAGATAAAGAACCTATATTAAATGAGCCCGAAAGATGTTACGAATGGAAATGGTTTGATTTGGATAATCTACCAGAAAAAATTTTCCCCGGACATATTAAACAAATTCAGATTTTTAAGAAGGAAAGTTATTTTTCGGATAAATAGGTTTGAACGTCGTCCACGAGGCCCCGCCAAGAACAAAAAACCGGCTTCGCCGGTTTTTTTGTTACCCCCTGGCGACGACTATGCCCCAGACTTCTTTGGCGCCCGCCTCCTGAAGGAGGCGGGCGCATTGTTCCATTGTTGAGCCGGTGGTGAAAATGTCATCGATTAGAAAAATTTTTTTACCCATTACTAATTCTGGTTTTTGACATAAAAATACTCCTTTGATATTTTCTTCTCTTTCTTCTTTTTTTAATTCCACTTGGGCTGGGGTCTGTTTTATTTTTATTAAGATATCATCAAAAAATGGAATCTTCAAAACCTTTGAAAGTTCTTTGGCGATTTCGCTTGCCTGGTTAAATCCCCGTTTTTTTAATTTCTTTTTATGAAGGGGAATGGGGATGAGAATAAAATCATTAAATGTAGTTACTTTGTTTAGATTAATAAAATGAGCTATAATTGAAGAAGATAATGGTTTTGATAGTTCTTTAATATAGGGTTCATATTTGAATTGGTTTATCAGTTTTTTGACAATGAAATTATTGTAAGAAGCAGCACAGTAAAGACCATTTAAACTTTTTGACCTCTTGCAAAAATTACAGGTTTTGCCATCAATAACAACTTTTGGCTGGGGGCAAAAAGGACAGTATTGTCTTTCTAAAATATCAATTAAAGAAAAACAATCTTGGCAGAGATAACTTCCTTCTTTACCGCAGCTGATACAAAATTTCGGAAAAAGAAGGTCAAGAATAAACTCTTTAGTTGAGGATAGATTCATATTAACATATTAACATTTTAACAAAATGTTTGGATGTTTAAATGCTAAAATGTTTAAATGAGCTGGTTTTTCCACATAGTCCTTTTCGTTTTAATATGATATGATTAAGTAATGTTTCAAGATATACGCGGTTTTTTTAAACTCCGACCTAAAAAATTCTTAGGGATAGATATCGGAACCTCATCAATAAAAATTGTTGAGATGGGACGCCAAGGCAAGAGTCGCAGACTTGAGAACTACGGAGAAATAAAAACTTCATCTTTTAAAAAGAGACGCTTTAGGGTTTTTCAAAAAAACACTCTTTCACTTTCTAATAGAGAAGTAGCCAAAGCTATTCAGGCTGTCTGTAAAGAAACGGGAATCCAGACCAAAGAAGTTAGTTTTTCCATCCCTGATTTTTGTAGTTTTTTTACTGGTTTTAAACTTCCTGTGATGGGTAAAGACGAGATTCCCCAGGCAGTTAAATACGAAGTTAGGCCGTATATTCCTCTTCCGCTTCCCGATGTCACTTTAGATTGGTCAATAACTGAAGGAGAGGTTTCTAAAACTCCTCTTAAGGTTTTGGTAGCAGCTATTCCCAATGATATTATTAATCAATATCAGCAGATTGCCCACTTTGCGAATTTAAAATTAAGGATTTTAGAATCAGAGGTGTTTGCTTTAGTTAGAGCTTTAACTAAAAAAAATGAAAAAGAAAAAAAAGCAATAGGTTTGATAGACATTGGAGCTCGGAGTACTACCTGTAGTGTTCTTGAACAAGGAATTTTAAAAACAAGCTATAGCTTTAATGTTGCTGGGAATGAATTGACAGAGATTATAGCCAAATCTTTAAATATTGATTATAATGAAGCTGAGGAGATGAAAAGAAAGCATGGATTGCTTTTTAAGAATGGGCTTGAGGAATCCCAAAGAAATATTAGAAAAATTTTACTTCCTTTAATTGATTCAATTTTAGAAGAGATTAAGAAAGCTTTTCGGAATTTTTATCGCGATGAAGGAAAAGAAGTAGGGAAGATTATTTTGGCCGGAGGGTTAACTTCAATGCCTGGTTTAAAAGAGTACTTTTCTACAGAGTTAAAAAAAGAATTAGATATTGCCGATCCCTTTTTTAACATTGCTTGCCCAGTAGTTCTTACCAATACTCTAAAAGAAATAGGACCGAGTTATGCTATTAGTGTTGGTTTAACATTAAAGGGGCTGGAATAAGAACATGGCTATAAAAATTGCTCCCAGAGGAAAAATTAAACTACCTCTTTGGATAATTATTCTTGGAGTTTTTACTATAATTTTGCTTATAGGTTTTTTGGGCAGCTATTTTTATTTAGAAATATCCATAAGAAAAATGTCTCAGGAGATTCAAGAAAAAGAGCCGATACTTACTCCTTTGGAAGAAGCCATAAAGAAGAAAGAGGAAGAACTTAGTCCTGTTGGGGAAAAAATAGATGATTTTGGTGAATTGCTCCAAAAACATAAAATCCCATCAAATATTTTTAATTTTTTAGAAAAAATCTGCCTTCCTACTGTTTGGTTTTCTGATTTCAGTCTCACTTCTGAAAATGGAGAGGTAACCGTTTCCGGCCACACAGATAATTTTGTGACCCTTGAGCAACAAATCCTCGTTTTAAAACAAGACCTCCTCGTAAAAAATTTAAATATATCTGGGGTTTCAATAAGCGAGGAAGGAAAAGTTAATTTCACCTTCCTACTTGCTTTTGCCCCCCAAATATTTAGATAATGCAGCGACCTATTCCTGTTATTATTATTGTTAGCATTTTAATCCTTTTGATTGTAGGAGGATATTTTTTGGGGTGGCCTAAATATCAGGAGTTTGGAGATAAGAAATTAGAGGTTGAAGGAAAAGATACAGAGATAAGACAAAAACAGGAATATCTTTCAAAATTAGAAGTTTTTTCTGATAGACTGTCAGAGTATAGTGATGAGCTTGCCGAAATTGATTTCGCTCTTCCCACCGAGCCCTCAATAGCTGCCCTCTTTATTTTTTTTCAGAAGATAAGCTCGGAAAATGGTTTAATTTTAAAAGATACTGATTTAGGCGAACTTTTTTCTTCAGAGACCCCAGAAACCCCAGAGACCCCAGGGACTCCTGGGGAGAGAATTCAAAAAATGCCTTTCTCTATTTCGGTCACGGGCTCTTATCCTGCTTTAAAAAATTTCCTCTCTGTTGTTTATAGAAACACTAGATTAATTGAAGTAAATTCTATTAGTTTTTCTTTTCCCGAAGAAGAAGAAGGCCTGTTTACTTTTAATTTGGCATTGGAAACCCATGCTTATCAACCAAAGGCGGAGAAAGAAGAAGCAGAAACCCCCGAGTAAAAATAAAAAACTATGGCTGTTAAATTTATTAAAGAAAGAAAAAAACAAAGGTATTTAATTATAGGTTTTGGGATAATGCTTGTAGCTATTAGTATTGTTTTGTGGTCAGGATATTTTAAAAAGGAAGAGCCTATCGCTCCTCCAGTTTCGGTCATTCCTCTTAGAGAAATAAAAATAAATTTTGAAGTTTTAGAAAATCCGTTCTTGAAAGAACTTCAACCTTTTGTAGAGATTTCTCCCTTTGTAGGTGAAAAGGGACGAGAGAATCCATTCTTACCGTATTGAAACTTGAAACTTGAAACTTGAAACATTATTGATTGATAAGAATGTTTTCAAAATAAAATAAGTTTTAAGTTTTAAGTTTTAAGTTTCATGACATTAGTTCAGCAATTAGTTAAAAAAGGGGCATTGGAAAAGTCAAAGGCTACTGCCCTGGAATACGAAATCAAGACTTCCGGACGAAGAGAAGAGGAGGTAATCTTAGAAAAAAGAATAGTTTCTGAGGATTTTCTATTTGGTTTAAAAAGCGAAAGCCTAAA
This genomic interval from Patescibacteria group bacterium contains the following:
- a CDS encoding nucleoside 2-deoxyribosyltransferase is translated as MKIYFAGSIRAGREDQNTYFKIIEYLKKYGQVLTEHIGEKNLTDLGEKDISEEEIYERDLSWLKEADVFVAEISTPSLGVGYEIAKVEEWGKRILCLCRKPEDGKKISSMMKGNKNIILKEYNDLDEAFQCINDFLKQ
- the pilO gene encoding type 4a pilus biogenesis protein PilO, which encodes MQRPIPVIIIVSILILLIVGGYFLGWPKYQEFGDKKLEVEGKDTEIRQKQEYLSKLEVFSDRLSEYSDELAEIDFALPTEPSIAALFIFFQKISSENGLILKDTDLGELFSSETPETPETPGTPGERIQKMPFSISVTGSYPALKNFLSVVYRNTRLIEVNSISFSFPEEEEGLFTFNLALETHAYQPKAEKEEAETPE
- a CDS encoding NUDIX domain-containing protein, with the translated sequence MAEKYEKFHIGINVFVVRNKKLLLGKRKNVYGAGTWGLPGGHLEYGESMRGAAARELEEEVGLEAREFKFAGLINDVRKDEHYLQVGFLAKDMEDKEPILNEPERCYEWKWFDLDNLPEKIFPGHIKQIQIFKKESYFSDK
- the pilM gene encoding type IV pilus assembly protein PilM gives rise to the protein MFQDIRGFFKLRPKKFLGIDIGTSSIKIVEMGRQGKSRRLENYGEIKTSSFKKRRFRVFQKNTLSLSNREVAKAIQAVCKETGIQTKEVSFSIPDFCSFFTGFKLPVMGKDEIPQAVKYEVRPYIPLPLPDVTLDWSITEGEVSKTPLKVLVAAIPNDIINQYQQIAHFANLKLRILESEVFALVRALTKKNEKEKKAIGLIDIGARSTTCSVLEQGILKTSYSFNVAGNELTEIIAKSLNIDYNEAEEMKRKHGLLFKNGLEESQRNIRKILLPLIDSILEEIKKAFRNFYRDEGKEVGKIILAGGLTSMPGLKEYFSTELKKELDIADPFFNIACPVVLTNTLKEIGPSYAISVGLTLKGLE
- the recG gene encoding ATP-dependent DNA helicase RecG produces the protein MTLSTPIENISGIGPVFQKKLKKLGIKTVQDLLFHFPRRYEDFSNLIPISKVKINEICTVYGKILEIKTAKTWKRKMFLTQAIIEDKTGAIKVTWFNQPYLTRVLKKEDNVFLSGKAIISKNGVYLSSPIYEKGDLSSDLTHTGRLIPVYPETAGLSSRWLRFILKPLLTNLENQINETLPKEIIKEYNLMPVKKALWEVHFPSSVKLSQKAQERFSFEELFYIQLFVLRERNRLNQEKSVSLPIKLETIQDFVKSLSFKLTDAQKKSAWQILKDLERPIPMNRLLEGDVGSGKTVVAAMAALNTIKQGYQAAFMAPTEILAKQHFQEVAKLLKDFKVNIGLLTGKQDQFRSKKLKNEVIEISRKKLLEKTINGELDILIGTHALIQDKVKFGKLGLVILDEQHRFGVEQRARLCKQNGQAKILPHLLSMTATPIPRTLALTVYGDLDLSLINELPKGRKKIITKVINPKEREKTHEFIEKEVKKGRQVFVICPRIEAGNKEANETDVLGWSEVKAVKEEYEKLSKEIFPDLKVEMLHGKMATKEKENIMKDFKNKKTDILVSTSVIEVGIDVPNATVMMIEGAERFGLAQLHQFRGRVGRAGYQSYCLLFTDSPAKKTHQRLKALITSEDGFALAEKDLEIRGPGDFSGTRQWGIPDLMMNSLKDISLVEKTRESAKQILLEDPQLKKYPFLQDKLSRFRQRIHLE
- a CDS encoding ComF family protein, translating into MNLSSTKEFILDLLFPKFCISCGKEGSYLCQDCFSLIDILERQYCPFCPQPKVVIDGKTCNFCKRSKSLNGLYCAASYNNFIVKKLINQFKYEPYIKELSKPLSSSIIAHFINLNKVTTFNDFILIPIPLHKKKLKKRGFNQASEIAKELSKVLKIPFFDDILIKIKQTPAQVELKKEEREENIKGVFLCQKPELVMGKKIFLIDDIFTTGSTMEQCARLLQEAGAKEVWGIVVARG